A region of the Veillonellales bacterium genome:
CAGAAAGTGGTGCATTGGCCGGGATGGCAGGGAGCGGGTAATACGTTGTGCCTCGGCGCTGCGCGTGTACTGGCGCAAAGAAGCAAGTTTAAAGCTTGCAGCTGGCGGTGACGGCAAATGAGCCTAAAAGCCTACATCGTAACCGAATGCGGCCAGGCAGCGGTTGTTTTTGCCGGTAGTCGCAACTCAGCCCTGAACCGATAGTAGGATAGCAAAACACCTTAAACAAAATAACAAGGCCAGCAACGAAGCTGACCTTGTTCATAGGGAAAGGAGAAGGTTAACACCTCGTTAGTATTACCCGGAGTTCGGGATTTATACAGGAGGGGCGAGGTTTAGTCTGAGTATGTAGATTAGTTAAGTGGTGGGGTTTTAATTCCAAGGAGGCGCTTTAATTGTTGTTGTATGTTATAACAGGTTTCAGAAGCAATTTGATTGTAGACACCGTATTCAACTTTACTCAATATGAAATCAAGTAGCTTGAATGCCTCTGCTTCACTCAATTCTGCATTGAATTCTGTTAGGACGAATGCTTGTATTTCCTTAATTAATATGTTTTGTTCTCGAATATCTAATTTAATTTTATCCAATTTTTACTCCAAAACGAACATTTTGATTATTGTACCATGAAACAATTTGATTTGTTTTTGATATTTATAGCGCAGCAATTGCATTGCTCTCGCAAACTGAA
Encoded here:
- a CDS encoding DUF2164 family protein; the protein is MDKIKLDIREQNILIKEIQAFVLTEFNAELSEAEAFKLLDFILSKVEYGVYNQIASETCYNIQQQLKRLLGIKTPPLN